In the genome of Altererythrobacter sp. TH136, one region contains:
- a CDS encoding ATP-binding cassette domain-containing protein, giving the protein MTSVLKVEALTKRFADVLAVDDLSFAVEPGEIYGFLGGNGAGKTTTLRMVLDIIRPTSGRIEVLGGAPDRRNTAAIGFLPEERGLYGNMSAIDAITYFGRMKQMPAAEAKAHGLELLQRFDLGDRAKAKISEMSKGMAQKVQLATAIVNRPQLLILDEPFSGLDPVNQQLLEDEIVNAAKGGAAVIFSTHVMQHAERLCDRILLLRKGRKRFEGTIDDARGTLPARIDAVAPGGISGIEGVAEARAGADLGNGWNEYSLHLDPGVDAADVLQRCTASGLPLRRFEERRATLHDVFVHLVGGTDETAGERAQ; this is encoded by the coding sequence CGTGCTGGCGGTCGATGACCTCAGCTTCGCGGTCGAACCGGGGGAGATCTACGGCTTCCTAGGCGGTAATGGCGCCGGCAAGACCACCACCTTGCGCATGGTGCTCGACATCATCCGCCCGACCAGCGGACGGATCGAGGTACTGGGCGGCGCGCCCGACCGGCGCAACACCGCCGCCATCGGCTTCCTGCCCGAAGAGCGCGGGCTCTATGGCAACATGAGCGCGATCGACGCGATCACCTATTTCGGGCGCATGAAGCAGATGCCGGCGGCCGAGGCTAAGGCGCATGGTCTCGAGCTGCTCCAGCGGTTCGACCTGGGCGACCGGGCGAAAGCGAAAATCTCCGAAATGTCGAAAGGCATGGCGCAGAAGGTCCAGCTCGCCACCGCGATCGTCAACCGCCCGCAATTGCTGATCCTGGACGAGCCGTTCTCGGGCCTCGACCCGGTCAACCAGCAGCTGCTGGAGGACGAGATCGTCAACGCGGCCAAGGGCGGCGCGGCGGTGATTTTTTCCACCCACGTGATGCAGCACGCCGAGCGATTGTGCGACCGCATCCTGCTGCTGCGCAAGGGGCGCAAGCGATTCGAAGGCACGATCGACGACGCGCGCGGCACCTTGCCGGCCCGGATCGACGCGGTGGCGCCGGGCGGCATTAGCGGGATCGAAGGGGTGGCCGAGGCGCGCGCGGGCGCCGATCTCGGCAACGGCTGGAACGAATACTCGCTGCACCTCGATCCCGGGGTCGACGCCGCCGACGTGCTGCAGCGCTGCACCGCCAGCGGCCTGCCGCTGCGGCGGTTCGAGGAACGCCGCGCGACCTTGCACGACGTGTTCGTCCATCTGGTCGGCGGGACCGATGAAACCGCCGGGGAGCGCGCGCAATGA
- a CDS encoding ABC transporter permease: MIRNILLVAGREFHQVVQLKSFWLTLLLIPAALALGPILGERLEDRDPMKVMMIDRAGGTARTALEQRFAVEHDREVLAALSRYVRRHGLEKADPQAPWAAHDRWYTPVDVAAFRAAGGVDAAIASIDRVKAEDTPAFEADPPRYAFVAPPASLAAAQGPQLQAAVDRALEADDSTTDHADLVVLVGSQYPADPTVRLWANERPDTDFVTSLQDTLTADLRQRLLTDGGMSAQAAAAVQAAAPAIAVTTPPPGGGGKEAMLVRSIVPLALAYILMMGLMLSGSWMLQGSIEERSKKLLESILACITPEELMYGKLLGALAIGLSMLAVWLGTGAVVAFATHGAIADLIRPALAPVTSPGAIATLIFFFIAGYIAISIVFVAIGAMADTMSEAQGFLMPVLLAILLPVTFLMQAIIAGNSGPMVQVLTWVPIWTPFAVLARLGMGIPTAELIGAGVVLTAFIALEVIFLGRLFRASLLAQGQKPGLKMLMERLRPTTE; encoded by the coding sequence ATGATCCGCAACATCCTGCTCGTCGCCGGGCGCGAGTTCCACCAAGTCGTCCAGCTCAAGAGCTTCTGGCTCACCCTGCTGCTGATCCCCGCGGCGCTGGCGCTGGGGCCGATCCTGGGCGAGCGGCTGGAAGACCGCGATCCGATGAAGGTGATGATGATCGACCGCGCCGGCGGCACCGCGCGCACCGCGCTGGAGCAGCGGTTCGCGGTCGAGCATGATCGCGAGGTGCTCGCCGCGCTGTCGCGTTACGTTCGCCGCCACGGGCTTGAGAAGGCCGACCCGCAGGCGCCGTGGGCGGCGCACGACCGGTGGTACACGCCCGTCGACGTCGCCGCGTTCCGCGCTGCCGGCGGCGTGGATGCCGCGATCGCCAGCATCGATCGGGTAAAGGCCGAGGACACTCCGGCATTCGAGGCCGATCCGCCGCGTTATGCCTTCGTCGCTCCGCCTGCCTCGCTGGCGGCGGCGCAGGGGCCGCAGCTCCAGGCCGCGGTGGACCGCGCGCTGGAGGCTGACGACAGCACTACCGACCACGCCGACCTGGTCGTGCTGGTGGGATCGCAGTACCCCGCGGACCCGACCGTCCGGTTATGGGCCAACGAGCGGCCCGATACCGATTTCGTCACCTCGCTGCAGGACACCCTCACCGCCGATCTGCGTCAGCGGTTGCTGACCGATGGCGGGATGTCTGCGCAAGCCGCCGCGGCGGTGCAGGCCGCAGCGCCGGCGATCGCCGTCACGACGCCGCCGCCCGGGGGCGGGGGCAAGGAGGCGATGCTGGTACGCTCGATCGTGCCGCTGGCGCTCGCCTATATCCTGATGATGGGGCTGATGCTGTCGGGCAGCTGGATGCTGCAGGGTTCGATCGAGGAACGGTCGAAGAAGCTGCTCGAATCGATCCTCGCGTGCATCACGCCGGAAGAGCTGATGTACGGCAAGCTGCTGGGCGCGCTGGCGATCGGGCTGTCGATGCTCGCCGTGTGGCTGGGCACCGGCGCGGTGGTGGCGTTCGCCACCCATGGCGCCATCGCCGACCTGATCCGCCCCGCGCTCGCCCCGGTTACGTCTCCCGGCGCGATCGCCACGCTGATCTTCTTCTTCATCGCCGGCTACATCGCGATCTCGATCGTGTTCGTCGCGATCGGCGCGATGGCCGACACGATGAGCGAAGCGCAAGGTTTCCTGATGCCGGTGCTGCTCGCGATCCTGCTGCCGGTCACGTTCCTGATGCAGGCGATCATCGCCGGCAATTCAGGGCCGATGGTGCAGGTCCTGACATGGGTGCCGATCTGGACCCCGTTCGCGGTGCTCGCGCGGCTGGGCATGGGCATTCCCACCGCCGAGCTGATCGGCGCAGGCGTGGTGCTGACCGCGTTCATCGCGCTGGAGGTGATCTTCCTCGGCCGCCTGTTCCGCGCCAGCCTGCTCGCGCAAGGACAGAAGCCGGGCCTCAAAATGCTGATGGAGCGGCTGCGGCCCACGACGGAATAG
- a CDS encoding ligase-associated DNA damage response exonuclease: MPPPFSWIRPEPWGIHVVPADAWIDPSRAVDRALVTHGHADHARGGHGQTVATPETLAIMDLRYATRDGATPVAYGETIRLPGGVDATYVPAGHVLGSAQILLEHAGERVVVTGDYKRRPDPTCPPFEVTPCDIFITEATFGLPLFCHPPIGEEMAKLLGRLAAHPDRCVLVGAYALGKAQRVIAELRAAGHHAPIYLHGALVNMCRLYEEFGVDLGELKLVSEATKDEMRGHVVMCPPGALNDRWSRRLPDPITSMASGWMRVRQRARQRNVELPLVISDHADWGELTRTVQEVNPQETWITHGREEALLRWHQLHQRRARALALVGYEDEDD; encoded by the coding sequence GTGCCCCCGCCGTTTTCCTGGATCAGGCCCGAACCGTGGGGCATTCATGTCGTGCCGGCGGATGCGTGGATCGACCCCTCGCGCGCGGTCGATCGCGCGCTGGTCACGCACGGCCACGCCGATCATGCGCGCGGCGGGCATGGGCAGACCGTCGCGACCCCTGAGACACTGGCGATCATGGACCTGCGCTATGCCACGCGCGATGGCGCCACCCCGGTCGCTTATGGCGAAACCATCCGCCTGCCCGGCGGAGTCGACGCGACCTACGTGCCGGCCGGACACGTCCTCGGCAGCGCGCAGATCCTGCTCGAACATGCCGGCGAGCGGGTGGTGGTGACCGGCGATTACAAGCGGCGGCCGGACCCCACCTGCCCGCCGTTCGAAGTTACCCCGTGCGATATCTTCATCACCGAGGCGACCTTCGGCCTGCCGCTGTTCTGCCACCCGCCGATCGGCGAGGAGATGGCCAAGCTGCTGGGCCGCCTGGCGGCGCATCCCGACCGCTGCGTGCTGGTCGGCGCGTACGCGTTGGGCAAGGCGCAGCGGGTGATCGCCGAACTGCGCGCCGCCGGGCATCACGCGCCGATCTATCTCCACGGCGCGCTGGTCAACATGTGCCGCCTCTACGAAGAATTCGGCGTCGATCTGGGCGAGCTCAAGCTGGTCAGCGAGGCGACCAAGGATGAGATGCGCGGCCACGTGGTCATGTGCCCACCGGGCGCGCTCAACGACCGGTGGAGCCGGCGGCTACCCGATCCGATCACCTCGATGGCATCGGGCTGGATGCGGGTGCGCCAGCGCGCGCGGCAACGGAACGTGGAGCTGCCGCTGGTGATCTCCGACCACGCTGACTGGGGCGAGCTTACCCGCACCGTGCAGGAGGTGAACCCGCAGGAGACCTGGATCACCCATGGGCGCGAGGAAGCGCTGCTGCGCTGGCACCAGCTCCACCAGCGCCGCGCGCGGGCGCTGGCACTGGTCGGCTATGAGGACGAGGATGACTGA
- a CDS encoding cisplatin damage response ATP-dependent DNA ligase, whose translation MEELAALIDALVYTRSRNEKLRLIAEYLRAAPDPDRGWALAALTDGLDFPAVKSSTIRNLLMERVDPVLWTLSRDFVGDTAETASLLWPAPEVPSSPPTVTEAVELLTAMTRKSVLSELPALLDRLDPSGRYALLKLATGAMRIGISSRLAKVAFAQAFDVTVEEVEEHWHGLTPPSEPLFNWGAHGHAAPDTANMPTFRPFMLAHPLEETVVDLADYAAEWKWDGIRVQLVRMGGETRLYSRGGDDISGTFPELLDILPIDAVLDGELLVRGSHQGGEEGGAASFNALQQRLGRKVVAKKMLSEYPAFVRLYDVLILEGQDLRERPWAERREALEALMPRLPVSHFDLSQVIEATDFKQLGQIRAGTRDEAIEGLMLKRRDSPYIAGRKVGLWYKWKRDPLLIDAVLMYAQRGSGKRSSFYSDYTFGCWDGDPDAGAELLPVGKAYSGFTDEELKKIDRHVRTHTVNRFGPVRETDRSLVFELAFDSVHESKRHKSGLAMRFPRVHRVRWDKPPHEADRLDALKALIKD comes from the coding sequence ATGGAAGAACTCGCCGCCCTGATCGATGCGCTGGTCTATACCCGCAGCCGCAACGAGAAACTGCGGCTGATCGCCGAGTACCTGCGCGCCGCGCCCGACCCCGACCGCGGCTGGGCGCTGGCCGCGCTGACTGACGGGCTCGATTTTCCCGCGGTCAAGTCTAGCACGATCCGCAACCTGCTGATGGAGCGGGTCGATCCGGTGCTGTGGACTCTGAGCCGCGACTTTGTCGGCGATACCGCGGAGACCGCCAGCCTGCTGTGGCCCGCGCCCGAGGTACCCTCTTCCCCGCCGACCGTCACCGAGGCGGTAGAGCTGCTGACGGCCATGACCCGCAAGTCGGTGCTGAGCGAATTGCCCGCGCTGCTCGACCGGCTCGATCCTTCGGGCCGCTATGCACTGCTCAAGCTTGCGACGGGGGCGATGCGGATCGGCATCTCCAGCCGGCTCGCCAAGGTCGCCTTCGCTCAGGCCTTCGATGTGACGGTGGAGGAGGTCGAGGAGCACTGGCACGGCCTCACCCCGCCGTCCGAGCCGTTGTTCAACTGGGGCGCACACGGCCATGCCGCGCCCGACACCGCGAACATGCCGACCTTTCGGCCATTCATGCTGGCGCACCCGCTCGAGGAAACCGTGGTCGATCTGGCCGACTATGCCGCGGAGTGGAAGTGGGACGGCATCCGGGTCCAACTCGTCCGGATGGGGGGCGAAACGCGGCTCTATTCGCGCGGCGGGGACGACATTTCGGGCACCTTCCCCGAACTGCTCGACATCCTGCCGATAGACGCGGTGCTCGACGGCGAACTGCTGGTGCGCGGGAGCCACCAGGGCGGCGAGGAAGGCGGCGCGGCCAGCTTCAACGCGCTGCAGCAGCGGCTGGGGCGCAAGGTCGTCGCCAAGAAAATGCTCAGCGAATACCCGGCGTTCGTGCGGCTGTACGACGTGCTGATCCTGGAAGGACAGGACTTGCGCGAGCGTCCGTGGGCCGAACGGCGCGAGGCGCTCGAGGCGCTGATGCCGCGCCTGCCGGTCTCGCACTTCGATCTCAGCCAGGTGATCGAGGCCACCGACTTCAAACAGCTCGGCCAGATCCGCGCCGGCACGCGCGACGAGGCGATCGAAGGGCTGATGCTCAAGCGCCGCGATTCGCCCTACATCGCCGGGCGCAAGGTGGGTTTGTGGTACAAGTGGAAGCGCGACCCGCTGCTGATCGACGCGGTGCTGATGTACGCCCAGCGCGGCAGCGGGAAGCGATCGAGCTTCTATTCGGACTATACCTTCGGCTGCTGGGACGGCGACCCCGATGCGGGCGCCGAGCTGCTGCCGGTGGGGAAGGCCTATTCCGGCTTCACCGACGAGGAGCTGAAGAAAATCGACCGCCACGTGCGCACTCACACGGTGAACCGCTTCGGCCCCGTCCGCGAGACCGACCGCAGCCTGGTGTTCGAACTGGCGTTCGATTCGGTGCACGAGAGCAAGCGCCACAAGTCAGGCCTCGCGATGCGCTTCCCGCGGGTCCACCGGGTGCGGTGGGACAAGCCGCCGCACGAAGCCGACCGGCTGGATGCGCTGAAGGCGTTGATCAAGGACTGA
- a CDS encoding DUF1993 domain-containing protein, whose translation MHTAETLLTTYDNMLGSLDGWLGKAADHGGDALLERRLTDDMFPLSRQVRFCCNLPGETMAGAAGVAYSSSDIDDETLTAARERIAATRALIQGWRKTPFGGDDAAVELSLANGMTFDLDTAGYVRDWALPQFYFHLMTAYAILRTAGVPLGKADYVGYMFRYLRQPPASAS comes from the coding sequence ATGCACACCGCCGAAACGCTTCTCACCACGTACGACAACATGCTCGGCTCGCTCGACGGGTGGCTGGGCAAAGCGGCCGACCACGGGGGCGATGCGCTGTTGGAGCGCCGGCTGACCGACGACATGTTTCCGTTGTCGCGCCAGGTCCGGTTCTGCTGCAATCTGCCTGGCGAGACGATGGCCGGCGCCGCGGGCGTGGCCTATTCTTCCAGCGACATCGACGACGAGACTCTGACCGCCGCGCGGGAGCGGATCGCCGCGACCCGCGCGCTGATTCAGGGCTGGCGCAAGACCCCTTTCGGCGGGGACGATGCGGCGGTCGAGCTGAGCCTCGCCAACGGCATGACATTCGATCTCGATACCGCCGGCTACGTGCGCGATTGGGCGCTGCCGCAGTTCTATTTTCACCTGATGACCGCCTATGCGATCCTGCGCACCGCCGGGGTGCCGCTGGGTAAGGCGGACTACGTCGGCTACATGTTCAGGTACCTGCGCCAGCCCCCCGCCAGCGCCAGCTAA
- a CDS encoding gamma carbonic anhydrase family protein, with amino-acid sequence MDRPGVRLISIHGKSPRIDDSAFIAPGVTIIGDVTIGPDSSVWYNCVLRADVSRIVIGARTNIQDGSILHCDPERPGDPEGSPLIIGDDVLVGHLVMLHGCRVEDRGFVGLGAIAMNKAVIASDAMLAAGAMLTEGKVMAPRELWGGRPARKMRDLDDMAIAGMRMGVAHYVENGRAHAAAILADVA; translated from the coding sequence ATCGACCGCCCCGGTGTCCGCCTCATCTCGATCCACGGCAAGAGCCCCCGGATCGACGACAGCGCCTTCATCGCCCCCGGCGTGACGATCATCGGGGACGTGACGATCGGGCCCGATTCCAGCGTGTGGTACAACTGCGTCCTGCGCGCGGATGTCAGCCGCATCGTGATCGGCGCGCGGACCAACATCCAGGACGGCAGCATCCTGCACTGCGATCCCGAGCGGCCGGGCGATCCCGAGGGCAGTCCGCTGATCATTGGCGACGATGTGCTGGTGGGGCACCTGGTGATGCTGCACGGCTGCCGGGTCGAGGATCGCGGATTCGTCGGCCTGGGCGCGATCGCGATGAACAAGGCGGTGATCGCATCCGACGCGATGCTCGCGGCGGGAGCGATGCTGACCGAAGGTAAGGTGATGGCCCCGCGCGAGCTGTGGGGCGGGCGCCCCGCGCGCAAGATGCGCGACCTCGATGACATGGCTATCGCCGGCATGCGCATGGGCGTCGCGCACTATGTCGAGAACGGCCGCGCCCACGCCGCGGCGATTCTGGCGGATGTTGCGTAG
- a CDS encoding GNAT family N-acetyltransferase — protein MIETDRLILREWREADWPRFWAGTNTPAVMRWLGGVLDEDGMAATRARVENCQAANGFCFWVVERKSHDDVLGFCGLKRADAPGSSVTGAVEIGWRLREDAWGQGYAREAASAALGAAFTRFGADEVVALTVPGNAASWGLMKRLGMQRRAELDYVDPRFGEELNPSIVYSLRRDQWETAT, from the coding sequence ATGATCGAGACCGACCGCCTGATCCTCCGCGAGTGGCGCGAGGCGGACTGGCCGCGCTTCTGGGCCGGGACCAATACGCCTGCGGTGATGCGCTGGCTCGGCGGGGTGCTCGACGAAGATGGCATGGCCGCCACCCGCGCGCGGGTGGAGAACTGCCAGGCCGCCAACGGGTTCTGCTTCTGGGTGGTGGAGCGGAAATCCCATGACGACGTACTCGGATTCTGCGGTCTGAAGCGCGCCGATGCGCCGGGCTCGTCGGTGACCGGGGCGGTGGAAATCGGCTGGCGGCTGCGCGAGGACGCGTGGGGTCAGGGTTACGCGCGCGAAGCCGCCTCCGCCGCGCTCGGCGCGGCGTTCACCCGCTTTGGCGCGGACGAGGTGGTCGCGCTCACCGTTCCAGGCAACGCGGCGAGTTGGGGCCTGATGAAGCGGCTGGGGATGCAGCGGCGCGCGGAACTCGACTACGTCGATCCGCGCTTCGGCGAAGAGCTCAACCCCTCGATCGTCTATTCGCTTCGCCGCGACCAATGGGAGACTGCCACGTGA
- the hemB gene encoding porphobilinogen synthase, with product MTGAYPNLRLRRTRASGWSRALHRETVLTPADLIWPLFVTGGSGVEEPIGSLPGVSRWSVDGIAARAREAAALGIPCVALFPNTQGHLRSDDGAEAFNPDNLMCRAIKAIKDACGGDIGVLTDVALDPYTSHGQDGLLDASGYVVNDDTVAVLVDQAINQAEAGADVIAPSDMMDGRVRAIRMALEMSGHHNVQIMAYAAKYASAFYGPFRDAVGSGGLLKGDKKSYQMDPANAEEALREVALDLAEGADSVMVKPGLPYLDIVRRVKERFAVPVFAYQVSGEYAMIEAAAAAGAGDRDALVLETLMAFKRAGCSGVLTYHAAHAARLLGA from the coding sequence ATGACTGGCGCTTATCCCAATCTCCGCCTCCGCCGCACCCGGGCCAGCGGGTGGAGTCGCGCGCTCCACCGCGAGACCGTGCTCACGCCGGCGGACCTGATCTGGCCACTGTTCGTCACCGGTGGATCGGGCGTCGAGGAGCCGATCGGCTCGCTGCCCGGCGTATCGCGCTGGTCGGTCGATGGCATCGCGGCACGCGCCCGCGAAGCGGCTGCTCTCGGCATTCCGTGCGTGGCGCTGTTTCCCAACACGCAGGGCCACCTGCGTAGCGACGACGGTGCGGAAGCGTTCAACCCCGACAACCTGATGTGCCGGGCGATCAAGGCGATCAAGGATGCGTGCGGCGGCGACATCGGGGTGCTGACCGACGTCGCACTCGATCCATATACCAGCCACGGCCAGGACGGGCTGCTCGACGCGAGCGGCTATGTCGTCAACGATGACACCGTGGCGGTGCTGGTCGATCAGGCGATCAACCAGGCCGAAGCCGGCGCCGACGTGATCGCCCCGTCCGACATGATGGACGGCCGGGTGCGCGCGATCCGCATGGCGCTGGAGATGAGCGGGCACCACAACGTCCAGATCATGGCCTACGCCGCCAAGTACGCGAGCGCGTTCTACGGCCCGTTCCGCGATGCGGTCGGTTCGGGCGGCCTGCTCAAGGGCGACAAGAAAAGCTACCAGATGGATCCCGCCAATGCCGAGGAAGCCTTGCGCGAAGTGGCGCTGGACCTGGCCGAGGGTGCCGACAGCGTGATGGTCAAGCCGGGCTTGCCCTACCTCGACATCGTGCGGCGCGTGAAGGAGCGGTTCGCGGTGCCCGTGTTCGCCTATCAGGTGAGCGGGGAATACGCGATGATCGAGGCGGCCGCGGCGGCGGGTGCAGGGGACCGCGACGCGCTGGTGCTGGAAACGCTGATGGCGTTCAAGCGCGCCGGGTGTTCAGGCGTGCTGACATACCATGCCGCCCATGCGGCGCGGCTGCTCGGCGCATGA
- a CDS encoding M23 family metallopeptidase, which yields MFQSREIDAPGHGPADGSPGWRAAALTHAQIEPAPIPDLLKRVHLLGQRWDAWRWQAEERLARVDLAPDLAEAIGSRRWFRGLGTFIGLSAVSLAFWPGFAPLEAAPATRVDDAVRDEFRSQMIMPLALGADSGRHMGATRAVVPLRAAPERPTVEFVATLVRGDSFGRMLQRAGIGAGDAARVESLISQTVRLGDIAPGTQVDVTLGRRPGEGQPRPLDALSFRARFDLALSIERSGGGLALERKPIRVDATPLRIRGVAGTSLYRSMRAAGAPASAVQQYLRELGSQVDLDNGVLPTDTFDLIVSYRRAATGERQAGHLLYAGIERAGKPRTQLMRWGPGGQFYEASGVGEQTSGLLQPVPGRITSNFGMRRHPILGYLRRHAGMDFKGGYGQPIVAVTDGYVLSAGRAGGCGNAVKLQHAAGLATRYCHMSRMAVSGGQQVRRGQVIGYVGSTGLSTGPHLHYEMYRNGQAINPASVAYVTRALLSGESLARFRAVLAQLKTVPTGAALADIGAGRQETASAEPAREIDRLEPK from the coding sequence GTGTTTCAATCGCGCGAGATCGATGCGCCGGGGCACGGCCCCGCCGACGGTTCGCCGGGCTGGCGCGCCGCTGCGCTGACTCACGCGCAGATCGAGCCCGCCCCCATTCCCGATCTTCTCAAGCGCGTGCATCTGCTGGGCCAGCGATGGGATGCGTGGCGCTGGCAGGCCGAAGAGCGCCTCGCCCGCGTCGATCTCGCGCCCGACCTGGCGGAAGCGATCGGCAGCCGCCGGTGGTTCCGCGGCCTTGGCACGTTCATCGGCCTCAGCGCGGTCAGTCTCGCGTTCTGGCCCGGCTTCGCGCCATTGGAAGCCGCGCCCGCCACCCGGGTCGACGATGCGGTGCGCGATGAATTCCGCAGCCAGATGATCATGCCGCTGGCGCTGGGCGCCGATAGTGGGCGTCACATGGGCGCGACCCGTGCGGTGGTACCGCTGCGCGCGGCGCCCGAGCGACCAACCGTGGAATTCGTCGCCACCCTGGTGCGCGGGGACAGCTTCGGCCGGATGCTGCAGCGTGCGGGGATCGGGGCGGGCGATGCTGCCCGGGTCGAGAGCTTGATCTCGCAGACCGTTCGCTTGGGCGATATTGCTCCGGGCACGCAGGTCGACGTGACCCTGGGACGCCGACCGGGCGAGGGCCAGCCGCGTCCGCTGGATGCGCTGTCCTTCCGCGCGCGGTTCGACCTGGCGCTCTCGATCGAACGGAGCGGCGGCGGGCTGGCGCTGGAGCGCAAGCCGATCCGGGTGGACGCCACTCCGCTGCGCATCCGCGGGGTTGCGGGTACGAGCCTCTACCGGTCGATGCGGGCCGCCGGCGCTCCGGCGAGCGCGGTGCAGCAGTACTTGCGCGAACTCGGCAGTCAGGTGGACCTCGACAACGGGGTCCTGCCGACCGACACCTTCGACCTGATCGTGTCCTACCGCCGCGCCGCGACAGGCGAGCGGCAGGCGGGCCATCTGCTCTATGCCGGGATCGAACGCGCCGGGAAGCCGCGCACCCAGTTGATGCGATGGGGCCCCGGCGGCCAGTTCTACGAGGCATCGGGCGTGGGTGAGCAGACCAGCGGACTGCTGCAGCCGGTGCCGGGGCGGATCACCTCCAATTTCGGCATGCGGCGGCACCCGATCCTGGGCTACCTGCGCCGCCATGCGGGGATGGATTTCAAGGGCGGCTATGGCCAGCCGATCGTCGCGGTCACCGATGGCTACGTGCTGTCGGCGGGGCGCGCGGGCGGGTGCGGCAACGCGGTGAAGCTGCAGCACGCCGCCGGACTTGCCACCCGCTATTGCCACATGAGCCGTATGGCGGTTTCGGGCGGGCAGCAGGTCCGGCGCGGGCAAGTCATCGGCTATGTCGGCAGCACCGGCCTGTCGACCGGGCCGCACCTGCATTACGAAATGTACCGCAACGGGCAGGCCATCAATCCGGCGAGCGTCGCCTACGTCACCCGCGCGCTGCTTTCGGGAGAAAGCCTTGCCCGCTTCCGCGCGGTGCTGGCGCAGCTCAAGACCGTCCCGACCGGCGCAGCGCTGGCGGACATCGGCGCGGGGCGGCAGGAAACCGCTTCCGCCGAACCGGCGCGCGAGATCGACCGGCTGGAGCCGAAGTAG